The sequence CAACAAATGGTGAACTCTTTCTCTCTCTTTATTGGCTCACCATTTGAAGCCTCTCGCCACTATAAATACCTCTGTTCTCTTCTCTTCTTCTGCATTCATTTATCCTTTCCCGATATTTCTTAATACAATCAACGAGAGGGGGTTATTATTTCTGTTCTTCGGTTTTTTTCTGAACGTAATAGAGTTCTCGCTTATTGGGTATGTTGGTTTCCTCAGTTTTAGTGTTAAAGTTTTAATCTTGATCTAGTTTGCAATGTTTCATCTGggctttatttttctttctctgGGAGCTTGCCAGCCTCTGCAAATTTGATTTTGCTGATTTGTTGTTTTACAGGGTAGTAAGGTAAAAGAAGAGATGACAATCAAGCCAGCTATTCGGGTTGCGGATGGGAAACTGGTTGTGAAGGACCGGACCATACTTACCAACGTGCCGGAAAATGTGATCGCCACGTCCGAACCCTCCGCGGGACCTGTGGCGGGGGTGTTCCTGGGAGCAGCTTTTGACCAAGATAGCAACCGTCACGTGGTTTCGCTCGGAAGTCTGCGTGACGTTCGGTTCTTGGCGTGTTTCAGGTTCAAGTTGTGGTGGATGTCGCAGAAAATGGGGGATAAGGGGCGAGATATCCCTCTCGAAACGCAGTTCCTGCTTCTGGAAACAAAAGATGGATCCCGTCTCGAATCGGAGGTCGAAGGTGATGAAGAAAACAAGGTGATTTACACGGTGTTTTTGCCTTTGATCGAAGGGTCATTTAAAGCTTGTCTTCAAGGGAATGATGAGGATGAGCTAGAATTATGTTTGGAGAGCGGGGATAATGATACTCTTAGGTCTACTTTCACACATTCAGTGTATCTAGGTGCCGGAACGGATCCGTTTGTGACGATACACGAGGCGATGAAGGAGGTTAAGTTGCATCTGGGGACTTTTAGGATTAGGCAAGAGAAGAGGCTACCAGGGATTGTTGATTGCTTTGGTTGGTGTACTTGGGATGCTTTCTATCATGAAGTGACTCAAGAAGGGGTCGAAGCCGGCCTCCAGAGCCTAGTTACTGGCGGAACGCCGCCGAAATTCGTTATCATCGATGACGGTTGGCAGTCAGTCGGAGGCGACGAGCAAAGGAGCCAGGAAGAGCAGCCGCCTCTGCTCAGGCTGACGGGGATTAAAGAAAACGCTAAATTTCAGGATAAGGAAGATTCCACAGCGGGGATCAAGAGTATCGCTAACATAGCAAAAGAGAAGCACGGATTGAAATACGTGTATGTGTGGCACGCCATCACTGGCTATTGGGGTGGGGTGAGGCCTGGAGTGAAAGAAATGGAGCAATATGGATCAGCTATGCAGTATCCAGCGGTGTCGAAAGGCGTGATGGCCAACGAGCCCGGGTGGAAAACCGATGCTCTTACATTGCAGGGGTTGGGATTGGTGAATCCCAAGAATGTgtacaagttttacaatgaatTGCATACATATTTGGCTTCCGCAGGGATAGATGGAGTGAAAGTTGACGTGCAATGCATATTGGAGACACTCGGGGCCGGTCTTGGCGGCAGAGTGGAGTTAACAAGACAGTATCATCAAGCTCTTGAAGCATCTGTTGCAAGAAACTTCCCTGATAATGGCTGCATTTCCTGTATGAGCCACAACCTCGAATCGCTTTATTGGTACACTTTTCAATTCTTTCCTCTGAATCTTTTTGTGCTATTAGAGCTTGGATTTCTTATATTTTACCATTTCCATTATTTATATAACTTCTGATATATTTTCCAATGACGATTCCGTAAAACAGTTCGAAACAAACTGCTATTGTGAGAGCCTCTGATGATTTCTACCCCCGAGAGCCAGTATCACATACGATCCACATTGCATCTGTTTCATATAACAGCGTCTTTCTTGGAGAAGTTATGTTACCCGACTGGGATATGTTTCATTCTCTACATCCGGCGGCAGAGTACCACGGATCGGCCAGGGCAATTAGCGGTGGGCCTGTTTATGTCAGGTAATGATCCCAAATCTTCCCCTTTTTCGACCAGCGTATATGTAATTTTATGCTTTATGATCCCTGTTGGATCCCTGTTTAAAATGCTGACGATCAAGTTCTTTTGAAACAGTGATGCACCAGGGAAGCACAATTTCGATGTTTTGAGGAAGCTTGTTCTGCCAGATGGCTCGATTCTCCGAGCCAGATTACCCGGCCGACCTACCAAGGATTGTTTGTTTACAGACCCAGCCCGTGACGGTGCTAGGTGAGTGCTTTTGAATGATTGGTTTTGTTTTAGTCTCACTGATTTGAAATTCCACATTGATATACTAGTACATCATGGCTTCAACCTTTTGCTTCAAGTACATAGTTTTATGATGTTAAAGTTGATCCTAGTAACCTTGAGCTTTTGGGGTGAACCCGAAACCTATTTGTGCACAGCCTTATATGTTTTACCACGTTGGTTTTTTGCATCGCCTAATATCCGATCGTATTTGATTCGAGTTTATACTCCTTGGTCCCTATCAGATTAATTTTACCACATCTCATGCTCTTAGGAAATGGATTTCTAACTACTTATTCTTGTTTACTTCTTATACTCTTGTGGATGCATTATCTGAATAATTATTTGTTCTCTTTCAGCCTGTTGAAAATATGGAACATCAACAAATACACCGGTATACTCGGAGTATACAACTGCCAGGGTGCAGCATGGAACAGCGTTGAGAGAATGAACACATTCCATCAGACTAACTCCGAAGCAATAACCGGCCACGTCAAGGGCCGTGATGTTCATCTCATTTCAGACACTGCCCTCGACTCCAACTGGAAGGGCGATGTGGCTCTTTACTCCCACCGGAGTGGGCAACCCATCACTCTTCCACACAATGTTGCCATGCCGGTTTCCCTCAAGATCCTAGAGCACGAAGTTTACACTATTACACCCATTAAAGAACTCGTTCCCGGGTTCAAATTTGCACCGTTCGGGCTAATTGACATGTTCAATGCCGGTGGAGCGATAGAAGGACTCGAATATGATGTGAAAGTAGGTGCAAAATCATATGACTTTGAGAATGGACAGAAAGCGGAGAACTTAAGCGGAGATGTGGTGGCAGTGGTGTCTCTAGATGTGAAGGGTTGTGGACGTTTTGGTGCTTATTCATCGGTCAAGCCAAGAAAGTGCTCGGTAGGATTATCCGCAGTCGAGTTCGAGTACGATTCTACCTCGGGATTGGTGACCTTGAACTTGCAAGACATGCCTCGGGAGGATCAGAAAGTTCATAAAATCGAgattgaattatgaattttcatttCAAAGCTAGATTATGAGAATCATAAAGACACACGGGGGgaaagaaaattttgatgtaGGAAAGAATAAAGGGGACTTAGCCTACCCTTTGCTCCGTATACTCACACACTCATTCCCCTCCCCCATGGTTGCTACCGATGTTATAATGGAAGGAAAAAGTTGAATTCGAACCGCTCTCTTTCGCGATATCTCACGGCTGTCTC comes from Primulina huaijiensis isolate GDHJ02 chromosome 2, ASM1229523v2, whole genome shotgun sequence and encodes:
- the LOC140971358 gene encoding probable galactinol--sucrose galactosyltransferase 6 produces the protein MTIKPAIRVADGKLVVKDRTILTNVPENVIATSEPSAGPVAGVFLGAAFDQDSNRHVVSLGSLRDVRFLACFRFKLWWMSQKMGDKGRDIPLETQFLLLETKDGSRLESEVEGDEENKVIYTVFLPLIEGSFKACLQGNDEDELELCLESGDNDTLRSTFTHSVYLGAGTDPFVTIHEAMKEVKLHLGTFRIRQEKRLPGIVDCFGWCTWDAFYHEVTQEGVEAGLQSLVTGGTPPKFVIIDDGWQSVGGDEQRSQEEQPPLLRLTGIKENAKFQDKEDSTAGIKSIANIAKEKHGLKYVYVWHAITGYWGGVRPGVKEMEQYGSAMQYPAVSKGVMANEPGWKTDALTLQGLGLVNPKNVYKFYNELHTYLASAGIDGVKVDVQCILETLGAGLGGRVELTRQYHQALEASVARNFPDNGCISCMSHNLESLYCSKQTAIVRASDDFYPREPVSHTIHIASVSYNSVFLGEVMLPDWDMFHSLHPAAEYHGSARAISGGPVYVSDAPGKHNFDVLRKLVLPDGSILRARLPGRPTKDCLFTDPARDGASLLKIWNINKYTGILGVYNCQGAAWNSVERMNTFHQTNSEAITGHVKGRDVHLISDTALDSNWKGDVALYSHRSGQPITLPHNVAMPVSLKILEHEVYTITPIKELVPGFKFAPFGLIDMFNAGGAIEGLEYDVKVGAKSYDFENGQKAENLSGDVVAVVSLDVKGCGRFGAYSSVKPRKCSVGLSAVEFEYDSTSGLVTLNLQDMPREDQKVHKIEIEL